Proteins from a single region of Octopus bimaculoides isolate UCB-OBI-ISO-001 chromosome 11, ASM119413v2, whole genome shotgun sequence:
- the LOC128249118 gene encoding hemagglutinin/proteinase-like, with protein MFSFQGCSFIPRCQTCRLTSADRSSCYEVTNGLYNKLRKDTFSSKCKKANVERYYDINDEAKLLTKRSNIDDRLERFTKSEALITLKDLKSNFCDNLTSRLLNPEWYNTSILNKQATLRVHFGENYENAFWNGKYCSFGDGYTNFYPFTDADIVGHELAHGFTYQHSELLYFDESGSMNEAFSDMTGEVNEAYIDKTDWLVGFNIIKDEEALRFMADPSLDNKSISHVDNFTKQMDPHHGSGIYNFMFYYIVHELKMDIKEAYRVFLIANEIYWHPHSDFTSGACDVLKVAYDLGQDLTPFIKTYELVGIKPCDVEKHIRGLPFNKTVSGITVSEKANPVFDFVYPSWAGNITITATSMCGEVHIKVSKSNMLTEGDGSDPVTLLAEGTSELNLGKPDGHNFFVKLSPESTENLENVSIRVTYGCDPYFVVE; from the exons atgttttcatttcaaggatgCAGCTTTATCCCTCGGTGTCAGACATGCCGTTTAACTTCCGCAGATCGCAGTTCCTG TTATGAAGTTACTAATGGTTTATACAATAAGTTGCGAAAAGACACCTTTTCCTCTAAATGTAAGAAAGCTAACGTAGAGAGATACTATGATATCAATGATGAAGCTAAACTCCTCACTAAACGTAGTAATATCGATGATAGATTAGAACGCTTTACTAAGAGCGAGGCGTTAATTACTTTAAAAGACCTTAAGTCTAATTTTTGTGATAATCTTACATCTAGATTGTTAAATCCG GAATGGTATAATACTTCAATACTAAACAAACAAGCTACATTGCGTGTTCACTTTGGAGAAAATTATGAAAACGCATTTTGGAATGGGAAATATTGCTCGTTTGGTGATGGCTATACAAACTTTTATCCTTTCACAGATGCTGATATTGTCGGGCATGAACTTGCGCATGGCTTCACATATCAACACTCTGAATTGCTTTACTTTGATGAGTCTGGATCTATGAATGAGGCTTTTTCTGATATGACAGGAGAAGTCAATGAAGCTTATATAGATAAAACTGACTGGTTAGTTGGATTCAACATCATAAAAGATGAGGAAGCATTGAGATTTATGGCAGACCCATCCTTGGACAATAAATCTATAAGTCATGTGGATAACTTCACTAAACAAATGGATCCTCATCATGGAAGTGggatttataattttatgttttactaCATTGTACACGAATTAAAAATGGATATCAAGGAAGCTTACCGAGTTTTCCTTATTGCCAATGAAATATATTGGCATCCTCATTCAGATTTCACTTCTGGGGCTTGTGATGTGTTGAAGGTTGCCTACGATCTTGGGCAAGATCTAACCCCCTTTATTAAAACCTATGAACTTGTGGGAATTAAACCATGTGATGTAGAGAAACATATTCGAGGATTGCCATTTAACAAAACAGTCTCAGGTATTACAGTGTCAGAGAAAGCAAACCCagtctttgattttgtttatccAAGCTGGGCTGGGAATATTACAATTACTGCCACTAGTATGTGTGGTGAAGTTCATATTAAGGTATCAAAGAGCAATATGCTAACAGAGGGGGATGGTTCAGACCCAGTTACATTGTTAGCTGAAGGCACATCAGAACTGAATTTGGGAAAGCCAGATGGacataatttctttgtcaaattaTCTCCAGAATCTACTGAAAATTTAGAGAATGTTAGTATACGTGTTACTTATGGCTGTGATCCATATTTTGTTGTAGAGTGA
- the LOC106873913 gene encoding ATP-dependent DNA helicase pif1: MGGAALNTFRLPFSLRQDINRLPSKLLLELSHDADGLAEYLRVNEPKLLPDQRLVYETVIRAIEKQAGSVFFLDAPGGTGKSFVTQLILAEIRREKQIALAVASSGIAATLLPGGRTAHSAFKLPLDLVRAEVPTCNIGKNSEEAEVLRQYHLIVWDECTMTNKGAFEPLDRSLKGIKDSTASMGDVTLLLSGDFRQTLPVIPKGSRADEVRACLKSSTLWPQVKTLSQSTNMRAHLLGDSTSAAFAEDILALGEGKVPRNDRGDISISELCNTVDNPSDLLETVFPNLESNYADINWLSERTILAPQNVAVSAINDQLISAIPGEERIYKSIDRTSDPHQTLSITLSSFLTHWSQQGFHITFLG; the protein is encoded by the coding sequence ATGGGTGGGGCGGCGCTGAACACATTCCGTTTGCCATTCTCATTGCGACAGGACATTAACAGACTCCCATCAAAGTTACTTCTGGAGTTGTCGCATGACGCTGATGGCCTTGCGGAGTACCTGAGAGTAAATGAACCGAAATTGCTCCCTGATCAGAGGCTGGTGTACGAAACTGTCATCAGAGCCATTGAAAAACAAGCGGGCAGCGTTTTTTTCCTCGATGCTCCTGGAGGTACCGGCAAATCCTTTGTAACACAATTAATTCTTGCTGAGATTCGTCGCGAGAAACAAATCGCGCTAGCCGTTGCTTCCTCAGGAATCGCTGCTACGTTATTGCCGGGAGGTAGGACGGCGCACTCGGCATTCAAGCTGCCTTTAGATTTGGTGAGGGCCGAGGTTCCTACTTGCAATATTGGCAAAAATTCAGAGGAAGCAGAAGTTCTTAGACAGTACCATCTCATTGTATGGGACGAATGCACAATGACCAATAAGGGTGCCTTTGAGCCGCTGGACCGGTCACTGAAAGGTATCAAGGATTCTACAGCTTCTATGGGTGATGTAACTCTATTGCTTTCAGGAGATTTCCGGCAAACCCTTCCTGTCATCCCTAAAGGGAGCCGGGCTGATGAAGTGCGCGCATGCCTTAAGTCATCTACGTTGTGGCCCCAGGTTAAGACCTTAAGTCAAAGCACAAACATGCGTGCACACTTGCTTGGTGATAGCACGTCTGCAGCATTTGCTGAAGACATTTTAGCCCTTGGAGAAGGCAAGGTCCCTAGGAATGATAGGGGTGACATATCCATCTCCGAACTGTGCAACACCGTAGACAACCCTTCCGATCTTTTGGAAACAGTGTTCCCCAATCTGGAAAGTAACTATGCAGACATCAATTGGCTCAGTGAAAGAACCATCTTGGCCCCCCAAAACGTAGCTGTCAGTGCTATCAACGACCAACTCATAAGCGCAATTCCGGGTGAGGAGCGCATCTACAAATCGATTGACCGGACCTCTGACCCTCACCAGACATTGTCAATTACCCTATCGAGTTTCTTAACTCATTGGAGCCAGCAGGGCTTCCACATCACATTCTTAGGCTAA